In Chloroflexota bacterium, the DNA window CCTTGGACCGCAGCGGCGTCACCGACAATGCCGGGCCGTCCACGATGCCCACGCCGGAGTTCATGCTCAAGGGAACCGGGTCGCCTTCGCTGTACCCGGAGCCGAACAGTTCCTTCAGTTCCGCGGCGGTGGCGCCGGTGAAGGACGGGGCGCCGCTGACCGCGATGTTAAAGGTCTCTGTCGGTTCGTCCACCGTGTCGGAAATGGTGGACACGCTGGCGCGGGCGCTGGTCTGCCCGCGGGGGACGTGGAAGGTCAAGGCAGTCTGTTGGAAATCGGCGCCGGCGGTAGCCGCGCCGGTGCCGCTGCCGCCGACGGCATTGGCGGAAAAGGTCACGTCGTAGGGAATTGGCCGGGACATGGACAGGGTAAAGAAAGCGGTTTCACCCTCGCGCACGAAGGGCTGGTCCTTCATGATGGACACGCGGAGCTCTTCGTCGTCGTTGTAAATCATTCCGGTGACTTCGACGTCGCTACTGGGGCATGATCCGCCGCCGGGGAAGCAGGCATTGACCGGATCGCTGAAGCGCACCGGCACCACCTCGTCGGGCTCCTCGTCGTAGTCGCCCAGAACTTCTACTGACAGGGTGGCCGCCACCGCCCCCGGCGGGATGGTCAGCATACCCGTCCCAAAGTCGGTGAAGTCCAAGCCCGCCCGGGCCGGGACCTCGGTGCGGCCCGGGGTTCCCGGGGCATAGTCAACGGAAATCGTCTTGCCGCTGGGTTTGTCCAGTCTCGCGTGAAAGTCCAGCGAAACGGGTTGGTCGTCGTCGCGCTCCGACACCGCGGGCGCGTTGAAGTACATCGTCGGCGGCTCATCATTGTCCCGGATGGTGACTTTGGAACGGACGACGCCAAAGATATCCAGGGCGCTGACCTGATGGGGGAGGGTATTGGGGTGGTTTTTGAAGTCCAGCCCGTGGATGACCTTGACTCGCAGCCACAGGCATTCGTCGGGTTCGTCTATCTGGTCATCAAAGGTTCGCAGCTTGAACTCTTTGGCCCTCTGTCCCGGCCCCATGCCCTCGCGTACCCGGGGATAAATCTCATAGTCAACATCCTGCGACGCAGTGATGTCATTGCCCCCTTCGCGGCAAGGGGCAATATCCCTGGCCCAGGTTCCGAACTCAAAGGCCACGGATTCATTGTTCTTGAGCAGGCGCTCCATTTCGATCTTGACCTTTGCCTCGCCTCCCTCGGTCACGGTCACGTCAGTGATATACGCCTTCACTGGGGGCTCGTTGTCGGTGATAATTCCCTCTGCCGTCACCTCCGCGACGGCATTGCCGTCGGCATCGACGCCGGAGACTTTCAAGTCGCCGGTGGGGTTGGTCAACTTCAGGATCACCGTCTCGGCGCCTTCCACGAAGCTGTCATCCACCGTGGGCACACGGATCCGGGCGGTTGGGCTGAACTCGCCGTCAAGGGTGAACGTGCCGGAGGTTGCGGTAAAGTCGGCGGCGGCGGCGCTGCCGGCCTCCGCCTCGTAGTCAACGGTGCCGTATCCGTTTCCGTCCACCTCCACTTCGAAAACCAGGTCATTCCCTTCCTCGGCATCTCCCACCGGACGAACGATGAGAACGTCCGAGTCCTTGCGGTCCAGGTCCACTATGGTTACGGTCAGGTCGACGACATCGTTCAATTTTCCGTCGGCGTCAGGAAAGACCCTGGTACCGCTCACCAGTCGAATGGTGAATGTTTCCTCCCCTTCGCTGCTGTCGCTGTCCGCAATGATGGGAATCTCTATCGTATGTTCCCATACAGCGTCGTTGAGCTCATTCGGCGGGCCCAGGTCAAGAATGACTCCAGACAATGGAATCCCTTCGAGAAGAATGGTTTCATCGGATGGCAGCCCCTGGTAGTCGGTGCCCCTTGTAGCCGTATCGGTGCCGCGCCCGGTAGCGGCGAGTACGCGGACCTCATCCGTATGCCCCGAGTCCCGGGGGTAGGAGACCGTGACCTTTGCCGAATTAGCGTAGTCATCAGGGACCCTGGGGGTCTCAAGGGTGACGGCCAATACCAGAGGGGTCTCGGAATCAGTGGTTTGGGCGGCGGCTTCCTGGCCGGCCCCGCCAAGGACGGCAAAGACCGCGATAGCCAGGAGGATGGCGCCCGCCCCGATGGCGCGCCGCCGGGAAGCGGTTCGCAGCCAACCGTGGAGTCCTGTAGGAGCGGGTCTCATTGCACTGTCGTCAAATCCAAAATTGACGCGGGAATTCGTGATTTCTTCCACCGGGGCCAGACTGAAAACAGGACTGCAATTCATCGCTTGATCATTGTAAGTCCAATCATTATACAGCAGAATCAAGTATAATCAACGATTACGCCAATCAACGATGGGTTTTGCAATTACATCAGGTCATCTGGAGTGGTATTATGCAGGGGGCAGCGAAGCGAGCGGTCAGCCATCATCGCGAGTTCGCCGGCGAACCATGCGCCGGCGATTAATGGCGGAGCGGACTGCGCCCGCCGCGCGGTGCTGTTCCAGATCCGGACGGTCGGGCCAGCGTCCCGAGCGGAACCAGCTCAACCGGGTGCGTCGCAGTGGTTGGTTCGTCTTTACGGATTGAGGCGAATACGAATAGAGGGCGCCATGGAACAAATTTATCCCGAGGGAGAAGACCTCAGACCGGCGGATCTGCTGGATTCACTGCTGCTGAAGGTGCGGGATCTGGGGGCCGCGGTGGAGAAGTGCATGGAAGCGGAGCTGGACGGCTCCGGGATCTCCTCCGCGGAGATGCGAGTGCTGGCCGTATGCGCGGCGCATCCCGGCTGCACCGCCGTTGAAATCTCCCGCCTGATCCCGCTGGATCCCCCCACCGTGAGCCGGCTGGTGCACCCGATGACTCAGAGGGGGTTGCTATCCCGGCGTCGCTCACGAACCGACCGGCGGGAGGTGCAGTTGCGCGCCACCACCGACGGGCTGGCACTGCTCATGGACGTTCAACTTGCCGTGGAGCAGGCTTCAGTCCAGTTCCTGAGTTCCCTGAGTCGGGTCGAGCAGCGCGGCTTCCAACACGCCGTCGACAAACTGCTCGCCAACAATTCCTGATGGGGAGGGCCGCGTCAATGCCCTCGGGCGCACTCAGGCGAAGCCCAGGACCCTGCCGAAGGCGATGGACGCTATGGCCCCGGGTTGATTGCGCCAATCCTCCAGGGATTTGACCAACCGGTTGAAATCTTCCTCAATCGCGGTCCCGTAGGTCTTCGCTGCCTTCGTCATTTCGTCCGACAGGAACCAACCCTTGACCAACCGGTAGAACGCATCCACGCCCTCCGATCCTGAGTAGGTTTCGAAGGTGGGGGACACTTGCAGGTTGGTGAATCCGGCCTTTTCCAAATGGAATTGGAGTTCTTTGCCAATCTGCGGATGCCCGTCGTCCGCTTGCAGCAGTTCCGAGAATATTTCCCAGCCCCGATTCAGATCCTTGTTCTCCGGAAACACGAAGCTGGAGCCAATTATCATCTCCCGGCAGTGCAAGATGCCGCCCGGCTTCAGCACCCGTCGAGCCTCCGACAATGCGGCGGCGGTGTCGGGAATGTAGGCCAGGATGTCGCAACAGTTGACTATATCGAAGTATCCATCGTCGTAAGGCATGAGCGTAGCGTCTGCAACCTCAAACGTCGCGTTAATCACACCGTGCTCCGCCGCTAGAAGCTGGGCCAATTCCACCTGCGACGGCTCCATGTCTACGCCGTACATCTCCCCAGGGACCACTGACCTAGCCAAGGCTATCGAAATATGTCCCGGTCCGCAGCCCAGGTCAAGGACGCACTGACCCGGAGCCAGAAAAGGCTGCAGCAACACGTTGAGTTCATTTTCAGGTGCTTGCAGGAGGAAATCGATGTAATCCCGTCCATACCCCATGGTGTAGTCCGGAGTTGAGTTGTGGTTATTCGTTGATGACATGCGCTGTTTCCTCAATATGGATCTTTTCTTGCTGCCACAGAGCTTGGATTGACAAATC includes these proteins:
- a CDS encoding methyltransferase domain-containing protein, translating into MSSTNNHNSTPDYTMGYGRDYIDFLLQAPENELNVLLQPFLAPGQCVLDLGCGPGHISIALARSVVPGEMYGVDMEPSQVELAQLLAAEHGVINATFEVADATLMPYDDGYFDIVNCCDILAYIPDTAAALSEARRVLKPGGILHCREMIIGSSFVFPENKDLNRGWEIFSELLQADDGHPQIGKELQFHLEKAGFTNLQVSPTFETYSGSEGVDAFYRLVKGWFLSDEMTKAAKTYGTAIEEDFNRLVKSLEDWRNQPGAIASIAFGRVLGFA
- a CDS encoding winged helix-turn-helix transcriptional regulator, which translates into the protein MEQIYPEGEDLRPADLLDSLLLKVRDLGAAVEKCMEAELDGSGISSAEMRVLAVCAAHPGCTAVEISRLIPLDPPTVSRLVHPMTQRGLLSRRRSRTDRREVQLRATTDGLALLMDVQLAVEQASVQFLSSLSRVEQRGFQHAVDKLLANNS